The nucleotide window CGGTTTGAGCGGCGAGCGGCGCCGCAGCCAGTGCGAGGAGAGCGAGAGTGACGAACGCACGCATAGCTCTTGAGCCTTCTAAGGAAATATGAGATCGATCTTCCGCCAGTCCTGCGTCGCGCTGGCGCAACCGGAGTGCCAGTCCGGGTTGTTGTTCAGATAGTCCGGCACCTGCGCCGGCCAGAAACACGTCTTGTAGCAATCGTAGAGGTCGCGCTCCATGGGTTGGCACAAGGCGGCAGTCCCTCCGGTCGAATCGACTTCCCATCCCGGCGAGAAGATCGTCGTACACCCCGGCGGGTAATGCGGTGGGGTCTCCTGCAGAGCCTTGACCTCGCCGCCCTCGGCCTCGAGCCATTCGAAGGCCGCTTCCGCTTTACGGTTACCGGGCTTCAGGTGCTTCATGCTACCTTCCTTTCGTCGAAACGCTCGAGGAAGGCTGGATTGCCGACCAGGATCCTCGTATAGGCTTCGAGCGCGAGCGACGTCCAGGCGCGTATCCAATCGCAGTAATGCAGGTTGGGACGGAACCGATCGCCGTACCGCACTTGGGCTTCATGATAGCACCCTCCGGAGCACAGGCTCCGCACCCAACAGGTTCGGCAGTCGGTGCGGTGGTCGAGGTGACCTTTCACGAGGTGCTCCGAACGTTTCGCGGAATCGACCCCCGTGTGGACGTCACCGAAATCGTGGTCTCCCGACCCGGCGAATCGATGGCAGAGTCCAATCTCACCTCCGGGGGCGACGCCCAGAAGGCCGAGCCCGGCTCCGCAGGGATAAGCTTTGGATACGCCTTTGTGAATCTCGCCCAGGACATCGCTCAGGTTCGAGAACCCCAGGTATC belongs to Vicinamibacteria bacterium and includes:
- the qhpC gene encoding quinohemoprotein amine dehydrogenase subunit gamma gives rise to the protein MKHLKPGNRKAEAAFEWLEAEGGEVKALQETPPHYPPGCTTIFSPGWEVDSTGGTAALCQPMERDLYDCYKTCFWPAQVPDYLNNNPDWHSGCASATQDWRKIDLIFP